In Panacibacter ginsenosidivorans, the following proteins share a genomic window:
- a CDS encoding sigma-54-dependent Fis family transcriptional regulator — protein MQKNSSKEFEKEQLLSHFTMENIHEAVFWVDSKQNIFLVNDTACQMTGYAKEELTKKKVTDINPTALMMDFPAFWNRLKKEKKITWESQHRHKTGYVYDVEITGNYIEFEGKEYSCSIVRDIHKRKLEEELLRTISEATSGLIGKDFFVQLAKYITLTLSMRYALITECANHEKTRLRSICYLDKDQILDNVEYDTAGTPCEIIMRGENYFTSSKLQEYFPKEKGLESYIGVPIFSPSTGEVMGHIIAVDPNPITLEKNQTAVLKIFANRAGAELDRLAAQKKLEEANAQLKILLKESEERFRDLFEEAPIAYVHEGLDSKFIKANRAALRILGVKPEEVPYTYGKKMAPDTPDAQRRMEEAFASVGRGTDTSGVVLELRRRDNGNPIWIQWWSNPDIGGQFTRTMFIDITDKVLMEQEQVRLQAQNQYLQDEIKVNYNFEEIVSKSKKFHRILQQLEQVAATDATVLILGESGTGKELLARAVHNISNRSKRPLVKVNCATLPANLIESELFGHEKGAFTGAMDRKIGRFELADGGTIFLDEIAELPFDLQSKLLRILQEGEFERLGNPKTMKVNARIIAATNRNLEQAIEKKEFREDLFYRLNVFPIISPPLRERKEDIPLLVKHFCQKYEAKIGKKITHIPSKTMDALMEYDWPGNIRELENIIERALILSRDGILEHGDWLPAIKTSSAKSNVKHKMEDVEKDHIIAVLNKTNWKVSGEKGAAKILGLNPTTLEARMKKLGIKRE, from the coding sequence ATGCAAAAAAATTCTTCTAAGGAGTTTGAAAAGGAACAGCTACTCTCCCATTTTACTATGGAAAATATCCATGAAGCTGTATTTTGGGTAGACTCTAAACAAAATATTTTCCTTGTTAATGATACGGCTTGCCAAATGACAGGTTATGCCAAAGAAGAACTTACAAAGAAAAAAGTAACAGATATTAATCCTACTGCATTAATGATGGATTTCCCCGCATTTTGGAATAGACTGAAGAAAGAAAAAAAAATAACCTGGGAATCTCAGCACCGTCACAAAACGGGTTACGTATATGATGTGGAAATAACCGGAAATTATATTGAGTTTGAGGGTAAAGAATATTCCTGCAGTATTGTAAGGGATATACACAAAAGAAAATTAGAAGAAGAATTACTGAGGACTATTTCCGAAGCCACATCCGGATTAATTGGAAAAGATTTTTTTGTACAGCTTGCCAAATATATTACACTTACACTTTCCATGCGTTACGCCTTGATAACAGAATGTGCCAACCACGAGAAAACAAGGTTACGTTCCATCTGCTATCTTGATAAAGATCAAATCCTCGATAATGTAGAATATGATACAGCAGGCACGCCATGCGAGATCATCATGCGTGGTGAAAATTATTTTACATCCAGTAAGTTACAGGAATATTTCCCTAAAGAAAAAGGTCTCGAATCTTACATAGGCGTGCCCATCTTTAGCCCATCTACAGGTGAAGTAATGGGGCATATCATTGCAGTAGACCCAAACCCAATAACGCTTGAGAAAAATCAAACGGCTGTTCTTAAAATATTTGCCAACAGGGCTGGTGCAGAACTTGACCGGCTTGCTGCGCAAAAGAAACTGGAAGAAGCAAATGCTCAGCTTAAGATCTTACTTAAAGAAAGTGAAGAACGTTTCCGCGATCTCTTTGAAGAAGCACCTATTGCTTACGTACATGAAGGCCTTGACTCAAAATTCATTAAAGCCAACAGGGCCGCATTACGCATTCTTGGCGTAAAACCTGAAGAAGTTCCTTACACTTATGGAAAAAAAATGGCGCCTGATACACCAGATGCGCAACGACGCATGGAAGAAGCTTTTGCATCTGTGGGCCGCGGCACTGACACAAGTGGCGTGGTACTTGAACTGCGCCGCCGGGACAATGGCAACCCAATCTGGATTCAATGGTGGTCAAATCCTGATATTGGCGGACAATTTACCCGCACCATGTTCATAGATATTACCGACAAGGTTTTAATGGAACAGGAACAGGTCCGTTTGCAGGCGCAGAACCAATACCTGCAGGATGAAATAAAAGTGAATTATAATTTTGAAGAGATCGTAAGTAAAAGCAAAAAATTTCATCGCATATTGCAACAACTAGAACAGGTAGCAGCCACTGATGCAACTGTTTTGATTCTCGGCGAATCCGGTACAGGTAAGGAATTACTGGCACGTGCAGTGCACAACATCAGTAACAGAAGTAAAAGGCCATTGGTAAAAGTAAACTGTGCCACCCTGCCTGCCAATCTTATAGAAAGCGAATTGTTTGGTCATGAAAAAGGTGCGTTCACAGGCGCTATGGATAGAAAGATCGGCCGCTTTGAATTGGCAGATGGTGGCACCATTTTTTTGGATGAAATTGCAGAACTCCCCTTCGATCTGCAGTCAAAACTATTGCGCATTTTACAGGAAGGTGAGTTTGAAAGATTAGGCAATCCAAAAACAATGAAAGTAAATGCACGCATTATTGCTGCCACCAACCGCAATCTTGAACAGGCCATTGAGAAAAAAGAATTTCGCGAAGATCTTTTTTACAGGCTTAATGTGTTTCCTATTATTAGTCCGCCGTTACGTGAAAGAAAAGAAGATATCCCTTTACTGGTAAAACATTTCTGCCAGAAGTATGAAGCAAAGATCGGGAAGAAGATCACACATATCCCTTCCAAAACAATGGATGCGTTGATGGAATACGATTGGCCCGGCAATATTCGAGAACTTGAAAATATTATAGAGCGTGCATTGATATTAAGTCGTGATGGCATTTTAGAACATGGCGATTGGTTACCTGCTATAAAAACTTCTTCCGCTAAAAGCAATGTAAAACACAAAATGGAAGATGTAGAGAAAGATCACATCATCGCTGTGCTCAATAAAACCAATTGGAAAGTAAGTGGCGAAAAAGGAGCAGCAAAAATATTGGGTTTAAATCCTACAACGCTTGAAGCAAGAATGAAAAAGCTGGGTATCAAAAGAGAATAA
- a CDS encoding sulfite exporter TauE/SafE family protein, whose product MSWQIFISAFSIGLLSSFHCVGMCGAIAFSLPTQNLPQLKKITAIVLYNTGRIVTYATLGTIFGLAGRQIYLGGFQQWFSIIAGCVILVIAIQSLLRYSFFHLRSFNKLNLFVQQLVSKFINNSSLKSVFLLGMANGLLPCGLVYLAIAGALGTGSVDGAAFFMMSFGLGTFPAMFALSYFGFFINISVRNTIKKAVPWFIAAMGALLIVRGMGLGIAYLSPELTNTAQHTISCHK is encoded by the coding sequence ATGAGCTGGCAAATATTCATATCAGCTTTTAGTATTGGTCTGCTAAGCAGTTTCCATTGCGTGGGAATGTGCGGTGCCATTGCATTTTCGCTGCCAACACAAAACCTGCCACAACTAAAAAAAATAACTGCCATAGTTTTATATAATACCGGCCGCATTGTTACTTACGCAACGCTGGGAACGATATTTGGATTGGCAGGCAGACAAATTTATCTCGGTGGTTTTCAGCAGTGGTTCTCTATTATTGCCGGGTGCGTAATACTGGTGATAGCAATTCAATCATTGCTCAGATATTCCTTTTTTCATTTGCGTAGTTTTAATAAGCTAAACTTATTTGTGCAGCAGCTTGTTTCAAAATTTATAAACAACAGTTCTCTCAAAAGTGTTTTTCTGCTGGGTATGGCAAACGGGCTTTTGCCTTGCGGCCTTGTATACCTGGCTATAGCAGGCGCCCTGGGCACAGGCAGTGTTGATGGTGCTGCATTTTTTATGATGTCTTTCGGGCTTGGTACTTTTCCTGCCATGTTTGCACTTTCTTATTTTGGATTTTTTATAAACATCTCGGTACGTAACACCATCAAAAAAGCAGTGCCCTGGTTTATTGCTGCAATGGGTGCGCTGCTGATCGTAAGAGGAATGGGTTTGGGCATTGCATATCTCAGTCCCGAATTAACCAATACTGCGCAGCACACAATTTCCTGCCATAAATAA
- a CDS encoding FixH family protein, translated as MTWGNKLLIVFILFGTLIGTLVYKCMQQNFELVSKDYYGEELRYQDKIDGVTNANKLSGVKVTEDIADVSIQLPKELNGAALTGEAWFYCANNASNDRKIPLNISDSGTMLIAKNKLAKTKYLLKLTWESGKEKFYTEQNVEVK; from the coding sequence ATGACCTGGGGAAATAAATTGCTGATCGTATTTATTCTGTTCGGCACTTTAATAGGAACGCTTGTATATAAATGCATGCAACAAAATTTTGAACTTGTTTCAAAAGATTATTATGGTGAAGAGCTCCGTTACCAGGATAAAATTGATGGTGTTACTAATGCAAACAAACTAAGCGGGGTAAAGGTTACAGAAGATATTGCAGATGTTTCTATTCAATTGCCAAAGGAATTAAACGGCGCTGCACTTACAGGTGAGGCATGGTTTTATTGTGCAAACAATGCCTCAAACGATAGAAAGATCCCATTAAATATCAGTGACAGCGGAACAATGCTTATTGCAAAAAATAAACTGGCTAAAACAAAATACCTGCTAAAGCTTACGTGGGAATCTGGTAAAGAAAAATTTTACACCGAACAAAATGTTGAAGTGAAATAA
- the ccoG gene encoding cytochrome c oxidase accessory protein CcoG — protein MENHLQKKNKESFRDHLATVDAGGKRNWIYAQKPKGKFYRLRTWLSLVYFIVFFGLPFVQVNDRPLFMFNIPQAKFILFGKVFWPQDFFILGLGMITFIFFIILFTASFGRLFCGWACPQTNFMEMMFRKIEYWIEGDATQQKMLAKAPWNGKKIARKTFKHVVFYLLSFIIANFFLSYIIGIKELEKIITEPISEHVGGFSALLIFSAVFYGVYAFFREQACTVVCPYGRLQGVLLDKNSMIVAYDYKRGEPRGVAKKNEETIHGDCIDCFQCVKVCPTGIDIRNGVQLECVGCTACIDACDNIMDKIGKPRGLIRYASENSIANGEPLRYTPRMKMYTALCGVVVIILSAILFTRKDIDVTVMRTPGILYQERGHDSISNLYNIKLANKTVDELHMSVQLEDADGKVELVGKPFITVAKEGQGSGSFFIILPESSIKNRKTELKLGLYQSGKKITTVTTSFLGPVEDD, from the coding sequence ATGGAAAATCACTTACAGAAAAAAAATAAAGAAAGTTTTCGCGATCATCTTGCAACAGTAGATGCAGGTGGTAAACGTAACTGGATCTATGCGCAGAAACCAAAGGGAAAATTTTACAGACTGCGCACATGGCTAAGCTTAGTATATTTTATTGTTTTCTTTGGGTTGCCTTTTGTGCAGGTTAATGACAGACCATTATTCATGTTTAATATTCCGCAGGCAAAATTTATTTTGTTTGGAAAAGTTTTCTGGCCACAGGATTTCTTTATCCTCGGCCTTGGCATGATAACATTCATTTTTTTCATTATTCTTTTTACAGCATCATTTGGAAGATTGTTTTGTGGTTGGGCCTGCCCACAAACAAACTTTATGGAAATGATGTTCCGTAAGATCGAGTATTGGATAGAAGGCGATGCAACTCAACAGAAAATGCTTGCAAAAGCACCATGGAATGGGAAAAAAATAGCCAGAAAGACTTTTAAACATGTGGTGTTTTATTTACTGTCATTCATCATTGCAAACTTTTTTCTTTCTTACATCATTGGCATAAAAGAATTAGAAAAAATTATTACAGAACCAATCTCTGAGCATGTCGGTGGTTTTAGCGCATTACTTATTTTCAGTGCCGTATTTTATGGTGTGTATGCATTTTTCAGGGAGCAGGCATGTACAGTAGTTTGTCCTTATGGCCGTTTACAGGGTGTGTTGCTTGATAAAAATTCCATGATAGTTGCATATGATTATAAGCGTGGAGAACCCAGAGGTGTTGCTAAAAAGAATGAAGAAACAATTCATGGCGATTGCATTGATTGCTTTCAGTGTGTGAAAGTTTGCCCTACGGGTATCGATATTCGCAATGGCGTGCAACTTGAATGTGTTGGCTGTACTGCCTGTATTGATGCCTGTGATAATATCATGGATAAGATCGGCAAACCACGCGGCCTTATTCGTTATGCAAGTGAGAACAGTATTGCAAACGGAGAGCCTTTGCGCTACACACCAAGAATGAAAATGTACACAGCATTATGCGGCGTGGTGGTAATTATTTTATCAGCTATATTATTTACGAGAAAAGATATTGATGTAACAGTAATGCGCACACCTGGTATACTTTACCAGGAACGCGGCCATGATAGCATTTCTAATTTATACAATATAAAACTGGCCAATAAAACAGTTGATGAACTGCACATGTCTGTACAGCTGGAAGATGCAGATGGTAAAGTGGAACTTGTAGGAAAGCCTTTTATTACGGTAGCAAAGGAAGGCCAGGGCAGCGGTTCGTTTTTTATAATATTGCCAGAGTCATCAATAAAAAACAGGAAGACAGAATTGAAACTTGGTTTATATCAGTCCGGCAAAAAAATCACAACTGTCACTACAAGTTTTTTGGGGCCTGTTGAAGATGATTAA
- a CDS encoding cbb3-type cytochrome c oxidase N-terminal domain-containing protein: MKPTGRKQLFKATALTGVLALCAMVNVFAAGPPPPSQLDNPLAVSLIVVAGALLLAIVMLGRLLINVAQIKAEREKEEKKNSIIPAKTLMVLLFCTISYISFSQNVAAPAQEAAASYGGLSAFSFYTIIGVIALEILVITAMLFSLKGLLAKEKIISVVAEEARAPKESIWKKWWAKINNFRPAHEEVDLGHDYDGIRELDNRLPPWWLYGFYICIVFAAVYLYRANVSHTAPSSQEEYFAAVAKADEEKAEYLKKAANKVDENSVTLLTDGAALGEGKKIFSSTCAPCHGPEGQGVVGPNLTDDYWLHKGGIKDIFKTIKYGVPEKGMKSWEADFSPVQLAEIASYIKSLHGTKPANPKEPQGDLYNEEAPVKDSVKVVGQAQAAN, translated from the coding sequence ATGAAACCAACAGGCCGGAAACAATTGTTTAAAGCTACCGCATTAACAGGTGTACTTGCATTATGTGCAATGGTAAATGTATTTGCAGCAGGCCCGCCGCCACCATCCCAGTTAGATAATCCTTTAGCGGTTTCACTAATTGTTGTTGCTGGGGCGCTATTGCTTGCTATTGTAATGCTGGGGCGTTTATTAATTAATGTTGCACAGATCAAGGCAGAAAGAGAAAAAGAAGAAAAAAAGAATTCGATAATTCCCGCAAAAACTTTAATGGTATTATTATTCTGCACAATCTCTTATATATCTTTTTCGCAGAATGTTGCAGCACCCGCACAAGAGGCGGCAGCATCTTACGGTGGCCTGTCAGCATTTTCATTTTATACGATCATCGGTGTAATCGCATTGGAAATACTAGTGATAACTGCTATGTTATTTTCGCTGAAAGGTCTGCTGGCAAAAGAAAAAATTATTTCAGTTGTAGCAGAAGAAGCACGGGCCCCTAAAGAATCAATATGGAAAAAATGGTGGGCAAAAATAAACAATTTCAGACCTGCACATGAAGAAGTTGATCTTGGCCACGACTATGATGGCATACGCGAACTGGATAACCGTTTGCCGCCATGGTGGCTGTATGGATTCTATATCTGTATTGTATTTGCAGCTGTATATCTCTATCGCGCCAATGTATCGCATACTGCACCATCCAGCCAGGAAGAATACTTTGCTGCTGTTGCAAAAGCTGATGAAGAAAAGGCAGAATATTTAAAGAAAGCCGCTAATAAAGTTGATGAAAATTCAGTAACCCTTTTAACAGATGGGGCTGCTTTGGGAGAAGGCAAAAAAATATTCAGCAGCACCTGCGCACCTTGCCATGGACCCGAAGGTCAGGGTGTGGTTGGGCCTAATTTAACTGACGATTACTGGTTACATAAAGGCGGTATAAAAGATATTTTTAAAACTATTAAATATGGTGTACCTGAAAAAGGAATGAAATCATGGGAGGCTGATTTCAGCCCGGTACAACTTGCAGAGATAGCAAGCTATATAAAATCTCTGCATGGCACCAAACCTGCCAATCCAAAAGAACCGCAGGGCGATTTGTATAATGAAGAGGCTCCGGTAAAAGACTCTGTAAAAGTTGTGGGCCAGGCACAAGCAGCAAACTAA
- a CDS encoding CcoQ/FixQ family Cbb3-type cytochrome c oxidase assembly chaperone, with amino-acid sequence MQFINYLEKITGVDIFGLSSFMIFFVFFVVMGLWAWRADKKLIDVMKHIPLDGAEINN; translated from the coding sequence ATGCAATTCATAAACTATTTAGAAAAAATAACGGGTGTAGACATTTTTGGCTTGTCCTCATTCATGATCTTCTTTGTGTTTTTTGTGGTGATGGGTTTGTGGGCATGGCGTGCAGATAAAAAACTGATCGATGTAATGAAACATATTCCATTAGACGGAGCAGAAATAAATAATTAA
- the ccoN gene encoding cytochrome-c oxidase, cbb3-type subunit I — protein MSAYFTPSALNDQPVATERFYYDNKIVKMFVYATLFWGVVGMLAGLFASIQLFFPAANLDTAATSFGRVRPVHTNAVIFAFVGNGIFMGVYYSLQRLCKARMFSDKLSKIHFWGWQLIIVSAAITLLMGYTTGKEYAELEWPIDIAITIVWVVFGVNMFGTILKRRESHLYVAIWFYIATWVTVAMLHIVNSFELPVSFFKSYSWYAGVQDALVQWWYGHNAVAFFLTTPYLGLMYYFLPKAANRPVYSYRLSIVHFWALIFIYIWAGPHHLLYTALPDWAQSLGVVFSVMLIAPSWGGMLNGLFTLRGAWDKVREDPILKFMVVAVTCYGMATFEGPMLSLKNVNAIAHFTDWIIAHVHVGALGWNGFLTFGVIYWIIPKIFKTPLYSKKLANTHFWIGTIGIVLYVVPLYWAGFTQSMMWKTFTEEGQLKFQFLETVTNILPEYMARSTGGTLYLIGVFIMIYNVYKTIKAGSLVADEAAEAAPLPKVIKAHGKEHWHRWIERKPVQMLVFSLIAVAIGGILEIVPTFLIKSNVPTIASVKPYTPLELQGRDIYVREGCYTCHSQMIRPFRDEVARYGEYSKAGEFIYDHPFQWGSKRTGPDLARIGGKYPDSWHYNHMFDPRSMSPGSIMPSYPWLMDNKLDTGSTPAKIRAMQTLGVPYAPGYDLQANTDLIAQANKIKADLKKDKLNAPANSEIIALIAYLQRVGTDIKAESKQVAENK, from the coding sequence ATGTCAGCTTATTTCACACCATCAGCACTAAATGACCAGCCTGTTGCAACTGAAAGATTTTACTATGATAATAAGATAGTAAAGATGTTTGTGTATGCCACGCTTTTCTGGGGCGTAGTAGGCATGCTTGCAGGTCTTTTTGCATCTATTCAGCTTTTCTTTCCTGCTGCTAATCTTGATACTGCAGCAACTTCATTCGGAAGAGTTAGACCGGTACATACCAATGCGGTAATATTTGCTTTTGTAGGCAATGGTATTTTTATGGGTGTATATTATTCATTACAGCGTTTATGTAAAGCAAGGATGTTTAGCGATAAGCTAAGCAAAATTCATTTCTGGGGTTGGCAATTGATTATTGTTTCTGCGGCCATTACTTTATTAATGGGTTATACAACAGGTAAGGAATATGCAGAACTGGAATGGCCCATTGATATTGCTATTACCATTGTATGGGTTGTGTTTGGGGTAAATATGTTTGGTACAATTCTTAAACGCAGGGAAAGTCATTTGTATGTTGCCATCTGGTTTTATATCGCAACCTGGGTTACTGTTGCAATGCTGCATATTGTAAACTCATTTGAATTACCTGTTTCCTTTTTTAAAAGCTATAGCTGGTATGCAGGCGTGCAGGATGCATTAGTGCAATGGTGGTATGGGCATAATGCAGTAGCATTTTTCTTAACTACGCCTTACCTGGGATTGATGTATTACTTTCTTCCCAAAGCCGCTAACAGACCGGTTTACAGCTATCGTTTATCAATCGTTCACTTCTGGGCACTGATATTTATTTATATCTGGGCTGGCCCGCACCACTTATTATACACAGCGTTACCTGATTGGGCACAAAGTCTTGGTGTGGTATTCAGCGTAATGCTTATTGCACCAAGCTGGGGCGGCATGTTAAATGGATTGTTTACACTAAGAGGTGCGTGGGATAAAGTAAGAGAAGACCCTATTTTGAAGTTCATGGTGGTTGCTGTAACCTGTTATGGTATGGCAACTTTTGAAGGCCCGATGTTAAGCCTTAAGAATGTAAACGCTATTGCACACTTTACAGACTGGATTATTGCGCACGTACACGTTGGTGCACTTGGCTGGAATGGCTTCTTAACCTTTGGTGTTATCTATTGGATCATTCCAAAAATTTTCAAAACACCGCTTTACTCAAAGAAATTAGCTAATACACATTTCTGGATCGGTACTATAGGGATAGTTCTTTATGTAGTGCCATTGTATTGGGCAGGCTTTACACAAAGCATGATGTGGAAGACCTTTACAGAAGAAGGACAATTGAAATTTCAATTCCTCGAAACAGTTACCAACATTCTTCCCGAATACATGGCAAGAAGCACTGGTGGCACCTTATACCTTATTGGTGTATTCATCATGATCTATAATGTGTACAAAACAATTAAAGCAGGAAGTCTTGTTGCAGATGAAGCTGCTGAAGCCGCACCATTACCAAAAGTAATTAAGGCACATGGCAAAGAGCATTGGCATCGCTGGATAGAAAGAAAACCTGTACAAATGTTAGTGTTTAGCTTAATAGCAGTTGCTATTGGTGGTATTCTTGAAATTGTTCCTACATTTCTTATCAAGAGCAATGTACCAACCATTGCATCAGTTAAACCCTATACGCCACTTGAATTACAGGGCCGCGATATTTATGTTCGTGAAGGTTGTTATACCTGTCACTCACAAATGATCCGCCCTTTCAGAGATGAAGTGGCGCGTTATGGAGAGTATAGTAAAGCCGGTGAATTTATTTATGATCACCCTTTCCAGTGGGGCAGTAAAAGAACAGGGCCTGATCTTGCACGTATCGGAGGCAAATATCCTGATAGCTGGCATTACAACCACATGTTCGATCCAAGAAGTATGTCGCCGGGTTCTATTATGCCTTCTTATCCGTGGTTGATGGATAATAAACTTGATACAGGCTCTACTCCTGCCAAAATAAGGGCCATGCAAACATTAGGAGTGCCTTATGCACCCGGTTATGATCTGCAGGCAAACACTGATCTTATAGCGCAGGCAAATAAAATAAAAGCTGATCTTAAAAAAGATAAACTTAATGCACCTGCCAACAGCGAAATAATTGCGCTGATAGCATACCTGCAAAGAGTTGGAACAGATATTAAAGCAGAATCAAAACAGGTTGCAGAAAATAAATAG
- the ccoS gene encoding cbb3-type cytochrome oxidase assembly protein CcoS: MSVIIILLIASITVAAIFLIAFLWSIKKGQFDDEESPPLRILFDDAPVSKNQNKKID, translated from the coding sequence ATGAGTGTTATTATCATTTTACTGATTGCAAGTATTACAGTAGCAGCCATTTTTCTGATCGCATTTCTATGGAGCATAAAAAAAGGCCAGTTTGATGATGAAGAAAGTCCCCCTTTAAGAATATTATTTGATGATGCACCAGTTTCTAAAAACCAAAATAAAAAAATCGATTAA